From a single Drosophila sulfurigaster albostrigata strain 15112-1811.04 chromosome 3, ASM2355843v2, whole genome shotgun sequence genomic region:
- the LOC133843382 gene encoding uncharacterized protein LOC133843382, which produces MAFSRHNIEKRRLIELVRLNPILWDCRLPHYKRSDKKKALKWNELGRMFNVNGERVQRTFTSLREIFRRELNHEKMLGTSRFKSKWEYYDAMAFLKEVIRERKSRERIKHSSVEGSSGTHNNNNSGNNNNTNNNNSNNSNNNNSVGHDEYQYFAPSDPNNPNNQANKATNVVANIQAAPILPSISQLPVALQQQAKHLQALQLQPDVTLTSLSVLQKATPPTTATASAAAVVATTVAPPTTATPMTTAAATTPPGHVQLCSSSRSCSSSPSIYIKDEPDSQDETGRKSQQKLATIRPQTKQQLKARLRVAKVGGTTPLYATPPPHLIINTNNELIDVDAGDCIDDEDDDLEYEDDDDLDDDDRAAPCPPIVDVDMMGAGGRLSPGSSSFTAAGVIGTPRHQPSPREMLYIKFGDFLAARLNTLHETAANELMNKILLLIAEK; this is translated from the exons ATGGCTTTCTCACGTCACAACATCGAAAAGCGCCGACTCATCGAGCTAGTGCGCCTTAATCCCATACTCTGGGACTGCCGACTGCCCCACTACAAACGCTCCGATAAGAAAAAAGCTCTCAAATGGAACGAACTCGGCCGCATGTTCAACGTCAACGGGGAGCGAGTGCAACGCACCTTCACTTCACTTCGTGAGATCTTTCGCCGCGAACTCAACCACGAGAAGATGCTCGGCACATCGCGCTTTAAGTCCAAGTGGGAATACTACGACGCCATGGCATTCCTCAAAGAGGTCATCAGAGAGCGCAA ATCTCGTGAGCGCATCAAGCACAGTTCTGTCGAAGGTTCCTCAGgtacccacaacaacaacaacagtggcaacaacaacaacacaaacaacaacaactcgaacaacagcaacaacaacaacagcgtgGGACACGATGAGTATCAATATTTTGCGCCCAGCGATCCGAATAATCCCAACAATCAGGCCAACAAAGCGACGAATGTTGTGGCCAACATTCAAGCTGCGCCAATTCTGCCGAGCATCAGCCAGTTGCCGGTGGCGTTGCAGCAACAGGCGAAGCATTTGCAGgcgttgcaactgcaaccagATGTGACGCTGACATCGTTGAGTGTGCTGCAAAAGGCGacgccaccaacaacagcaacagcatcagcagcagcagtagttgCCACAACTGTAGCGCCACCAACGACGGCGACACCAAtgacaacagctgcagcaacgaCGCCGCCTGGCCACGTCCAGCTTTGCAGCAGCTCGAGATCCTGCAGCAGCTCTCCCTCCATTTACATCAAGGACGAGCCCGATTCGCAGGACGAAACGGGACGCAAATCACAGCAAAAGTTGGCAACAATACGACCGCAAACAAAGCAGCAACTCAAAGCGCGTCTGCGGGTGGCTAAAGTCGGTGGCACAACGCCGTTGTATGCCACACCGCCACCGCATTTGATTATCAACACCAACAACGAGTTGATCGATGTGGATGCTGGCGATTGCATCGATGATGAGGACGATGATCTCGAGTacgaggatgatgatgatctagatgatgatgatcgtgCTGCTCCCTGTCCGCCCATTGTCGATGTGGACATGATGGGTGCGGGGGGTCGTCTCTcgccaggcagcagcagcttcacaGCAGCGGGCGTCATTGGCACGCCGCGTCATCAGCCGAGTCCCAGGGAGATGCTCTACATTAAGTTCGGCGACTTTTTGGCCGCACGACTGAATACTCTGCATGAGACGGCGGCCAACGAACTGATGAACAAGATTCTCCTGCTGATAGCTGAGAAGTAA